One stretch of Podospora bellae-mahoneyi strain CBS 112042 chromosome 2, whole genome shotgun sequence DNA includes these proteins:
- a CDS encoding hypothetical protein (COG:L; EggNog:ENOG503P493), with translation MAPPVVRVGIAAVIHDPSTNKMIFGTRRGSHGSGTIQFPGGHLDMGETWFACAERETFEETGLVVKAKKLLAATNDVFEQENKHYITLFILCERVDDQEPLVLEPEKCEGWFWKSWSDVRDLMSGGSGGNGSGSGQQRGQKFFLPIMNLLRDHPDIESLM, from the exons ATGGCGCCTCCAGTGGTCCGCGTGGGCATTGCGGCCGTGATTCATGaccccagcaccaacaaaatGATCTTTGGAACGAGAAGAGGCTCTCACGGCAGTG GCACCATCCAATTCCCTGGTGGACATCTTGATATGGGCGAGACTTGGTTCGCCTGCGCTGAACGAGAAACATTCGAAGAGACGGGTTTGGTGGTCAAGGCAAAGAAGCTGCTGGCCGCGACCAATGATGTGTTCGAGCAGGAGAACAAGCACTATATTACCTTGTTCATACTCTGTGAGAGAGTTGATGATCAAGAGCCACTC GTCTTGGAGCCCGAGAAATGCGAAgggtggttttggaagaGCTGGTCTGACGTCAGGGACCTGATGAGTGGGGGTAGCGGCGGCAatgggagcgggagcggtcAGCAAAGGGGACAAAAGTTTTTTCTGCCGATAATGAACCTGCTCAGGGATCATCCCGATATCGAGAGCCTGATGTAG
- a CDS encoding hypothetical protein (COG:U; EggNog:ENOG503NUAW), with the protein MSTPAQQPVADNPAETKQQTLSDGEIGPLNTSSPEDSEKEQQQQVAEVGEPTNPNLINGRSKGKIALIMLALCLAVFLGALDVTIVTTALPTISDHFQSSAGFTWIGSAFLLANAASIPSWGKISDIFGRKPMLLLANAIFMLGSLICAVSNNIGMLIAGRAVQGLGGGGLTILVKIVIGDIFPLNIRSVFYGVIGGVWAVAAATGPAIGGAFTEKVSWRWCFYINLPLDGLAFLIILVFLDLHTPRTPLVEGLKAIDWVGSFLVVAGTLMFLFGLEYGGVSAPWNSVEVICLLVFGLLTWGLFIFWEARYAKFPVMPMNLFRKISNAATLFCVFIQGVVFISASFFLPLYFQAVRGNTPIESGLYVLPTALSLSVGSLSTGWLVAKTGWYREPITFGLFMMTLGFGLFIDLDAYSGWAKLVLYQVVAGVGVGPLFQAPIIALHAHTEPRDVATATSTLGFIRQIAQAISVVIGQVVYQNEKLKQYPVLVAAGISPELSKVLSSGEAGGADIDIIANLPPDQRAAVRIALADSLEPMWIMYTCITAAGLLASFLVRKKVLTDVHVETKTGLEAERENAEARRREREMRKKKEASAV; encoded by the exons ATGTCAACACCTGCCCAGCAGCCTGTTGCGGACAATCCTGCTGAGACGAAGCAACAAACCCTCTCAGATGGCGAGATCGgccccctcaacacctcctcaccagagGACTCGGAGaaagagcagcagcagcaagtcGCAGAGGTTGGCGAACCTACCAATCCCAATCTGATCAATGGTCGCTCCAAGGGGAAAATCGCCTTGATAATGCTGGCCTTGTGCCTGGCCGTGTTTCTCGGCGCTTTAGATGTCACCATCGTGACAACGGCTCTCCCGACTATCAGCGACCACTTCCAGTCCAGTGCTGGCTTTACATGGATAGGTTCAGCTTTCTTGCTCGCCAACGCCGCATCAATCCCGTCATGGGGGAAAATCTCGGACATCTTTGGCCGCAAGCCAATGCTCCTGCTCGCCAATGCCATCTTCATGCTTGGCTCCCTAATCTGTGCTGTCTCCAACAATATTGGCATGTTGATTGCCGGACGCGCTGTGCAAGgtctcggcggcggtggcctGACGATTCTCGTGAAGATTGTCATTGGCGACATTTTTCCTCTCAACATCCGAAGCGTATTCTACGGTGTGATTGGAGGTGTATGGGCTGTAGCTGCGGCTACTGGCCCTGCCATTGGTGGTGCATTCACCGAAAAGGTGTCATGGCGATG GTGCTtctacatcaacctccccctcgacgGACTTGCCTTCCTTATCATTCTCGTTTTCCTCGACCTCCATACCCCGCGTACGCCGCTTGTCGAAGGGCTCAAAGCCATTGACTGGGTGGGCTCGTTTTTAGTGGTGGCCGGCACGCTCATGTTCCTGTTCGGCCTAGAGTATGGAGGTGTCTCGGCCCCATGGAACTCGGTCGAAGTTATCTGTCTACTCGTCTTCGGCCTGTTGACCTGGGggctcttcatcttctgggAGGCACGCTACGCCAAGTTTCCAGTGATGCCCATGAACTTGTTCAGAAAGATCAGCAATGCCGCCACCCTCTTCTGCGTCTTCATTCAAGGTGTTGTCTTCATCTCCGcctctttcttcctcccGCTCTATTTCCAGGCCGTACGTGGAAACACCCCAATTGAATCAGGTCTTTACGTTCTTCCCACAGCCCTCTCACTTTCTGTTGGCAGTCTTTCTACCGGATGGCTGGTCGCAAAGACCGGCTGGTACAGAGAGCCCATAACGTTTGGCCTCTTCATGATGACTCTTGGCTTTGGCCTGTTTATCGACTTGGACGCCTACAGCGGGTGGGCAAAACTAGTCCTCTACCAGGTTGTCGCCGGTGTTGGAGTCGGACCCCTTTTCCAGGCGCCCATTATCGCCCTTCACGCGCACACAGAGCCCCGTGACGTGGCCACCGCCACTTCAACCCTTGGATTTATCCGCCAGATCGCCCAAGCTATCTCGGTTGTTATAGGCCAAGTCGTTTACCAAaacgagaagctcaagcaaTACCCAGTTctcgtcgccgccggcaTATCTCCCGAGCTGTCAAAGGTTCTGTCTTCTGGCGAGGCTGGTGGTGCGGATATTGACATCATTGCCAACCTTCCACCTGATCAACGCGCGGCCGTCCGGATTGCTCTTGCAGACTCACTCGAGCCAATGTGGATCATGTACACGTGTATCACTGCTGCCGGTCTACTTGCCTCTTTTCTCGTTCGCAAGAAGGTCCTAACCGACGTGCATGTAGAGACCAAGACAGGTTTAGAGGCTGAACGTGAGAATGCTGAAGCTCGCCGCCGAGAGCGagagatgaggaagaagaaagaagctTCGGCAGTGTGA
- a CDS encoding hypothetical protein (EggNog:ENOG503NYU8; MEROPS:MER0001321; COG:S), whose protein sequence is MKSATLLTTLSLASTALSTAIPLPIRTNTRPIRLLHKPPLSPPSQGARILSSQSEESTLGGAHLPSPPSGKVASVTATFTIPHASMPVTGPTANNTVGLYAASFHVGIDSFSGLCPNNRFIRAGVDIFWDGTIGGEQTPWVWYQSSPADEDGLGFGNFSAKAGDVVKFVVTGSEVRVENYGNVTCTKGLKARQVGVQRVDGGGLCGGEAAWAVEDFPLAGMPDFPVAFADFGGVVFKNLEVGFGNGTVRRNAEGAGVRDVRLDAQGGRLTDCVVGEGGGSVRCDRVVEE, encoded by the coding sequence ATGAAGtccgccaccctcctcacaaccctctccctcgcctcaaCGGCCCTCTCAaccgccatccccctccccatccgcacTAACACCCGccccatccgcctcctccacaagccgcccctctcccctccctcccaaggCGCCCgtatcctctcctcccagtcAGAAGAATCAACCCTCGGCGGCGcccatctcccctcccccccctcaggAAAGGTAGCCTCCGTCACCGCCACCTTTACAATCCCCCACGCCTCCATGCCCGTCACCGGCCCAACAGCGAACAACACCGTGGGCCTGTACGCAGCCTCCTTCCACGTCGGCATCGACTCGTTTTCCGGTCTCTGTCCCAACAATAGGTTCATCCGTGCGGGGGTGGATATCTTTTGGGATGGGACCATAGGCGGGGAGCAGACTCCTTGGGTGTGGTACCAGTCTTCACCTGCTGATGAGGacgggttggggtttgggaatTTCTCCGCAAAGgcgggggatgtggtgaagTTTGTGGTTACGGGGAGCgaggtgagggttgagaaTTATGGGAATGTGACCTGCACTaaggggttgaaggctaGGCAGGTTGGGGTTCagagggtggatgggggtgggctttgtgggggggaggcggcgtgggcggtggaggatttTCCGCTGGCGGGGATGCCGGATTTTCCCGTTGCGTTCGCGGATTTTGGGGGTGTGGTTTTCAAAAATCTggaggttgggtttgggaatgggacggtgaggaggaatgcggagggggcgggggtgagggatgtgAGGTTGGATGCTCAGGGGGGACGGTTGACGGATtgtgtggttggggaggggggggggagtgtTAGGTGTGAcagggttgtggaggagtgA